In the genome of Bacillus sp. S3, one region contains:
- a CDS encoding ROK family protein, which produces MITGDAAYIKKINRSLIVSKIIEHGMISRADLAKITGLNKATISVQAADLLAEDLLIETQQDHKNLGRRPIMLSINQQAGFVLGIDLDKNSITFALSSISGSLIQIDTIELETVDYNAILALLINHIKGYKRQCSRTRYGLAAVVIGIHGIVNNDEMIYFVPQHHWHNKNLKDDLQNDIGIHVYIENNANLCSFAEKVYKHHQCENLLSISLYSGIGLGIMVNGEAMKGYHGYAGEIGHMIVVPDGVPCSCGNLGCWEQYASESNFIKQLAQNLNKPNLSYHDIQQLILEQDPVISQQMQQYIKYLSIGLNNIINLYNPEILVINSELLQLYPNAVSLIKSNLNSTISHYCELLVSDLGTRACAMGACSFGIKNFLEVSKICLTINE; this is translated from the coding sequence ATGATTACTGGCGATGCTGCATACATTAAAAAAATCAACCGTTCGTTAATCGTAAGCAAAATTATTGAGCACGGGATGATATCCAGAGCCGATTTAGCGAAAATTACTGGGTTAAACAAAGCAACCATCTCTGTTCAAGCTGCTGATTTATTAGCGGAAGATTTACTTATTGAAACACAGCAGGATCATAAAAACCTTGGAAGAAGGCCCATCATGCTTTCGATCAATCAACAAGCCGGTTTTGTTTTAGGAATTGACCTCGATAAGAATTCGATTACCTTTGCCCTATCTAGTATAAGCGGATCTCTTATTCAGATCGATACGATTGAACTCGAGACTGTTGATTATAATGCTATTTTAGCATTACTGATTAACCATATTAAGGGTTACAAACGGCAATGTTCCCGCACCCGGTATGGCCTTGCGGCTGTGGTGATTGGAATTCATGGTATTGTAAATAATGATGAGATGATTTATTTTGTTCCGCAGCACCACTGGCATAACAAAAACTTAAAAGATGATTTACAAAATGATATTGGAATCCATGTTTATATCGAAAATAATGCTAATTTATGCTCTTTTGCTGAAAAGGTGTACAAACATCATCAATGTGAAAACTTGTTATCGATTAGTTTGTATTCCGGAATTGGGCTTGGGATCATGGTGAATGGTGAAGCTATGAAAGGGTATCACGGCTATGCAGGTGAGATTGGCCATATGATTGTCGTACCTGATGGAGTACCTTGCAGCTGTGGAAATCTCGGCTGCTGGGAGCAATATGCATCGGAGTCAAACTTTATCAAACAATTAGCTCAAAATCTGAACAAACCCAATTTAAGCTATCATGATATTCAACAATTAATCTTGGAGCAAGACCCTGTGATATCTCAGCAAATGCAGCAGTATATAAAGTATTTATCCATTGGACTTAATAATATTATCAATCTGTATAATCCAGAGATTTTAGTCATTAACAGTGAATTGTTACAACTCTATCCCAATGCTGTATCATTAATAAAATCCAATCTGAATTCCACTATTAGCCATTATTGCGAGTTGCTTGTCTCAGACCTTGGAACCCGGGCATGTGCTATGGGAGCTTGTTCCTTTGGGATTAAAAACTTTTTGGAAGTTTCAAAGATCTGTTTAACTATTAATGAGTAG